AAATCATGTGGATGGAATCCTCCCATTCTATCGGCATTTCCGACTGGAGCATGGCCATCTCCAAAGGGATCTCGGCAGTGTTTCCCAATTTCAGCATGTATTCCATCACAGATGCAGCCGTCAACGGACAAGCCATCCCCCTTCCCCTGCTGGGTGAACTTGCATTGATCACTCTGGCCTACTTCCTCTTTCATTCCACGCTTTCCGCATGGATTTTCCGCAATAAAGAATTTTAATTTTTCACTCAATTCCTTCCAATATCATGAAACTTGGCCTGATCGGCACCGGCAAAATGGGGTCAGCACTGCTTCGGGGGGCTCTGCTCTCTCCCGGCCTTTCCCCAGAAGATGTACTTCTCTATAACAGGACGCCCGAACATCTCCAACCTCTCCTCGCAGACTTCCCGGCGATGAAAGTCTGCCCGTCTCCCTCTGACATCATCAATGAAGCAGATATCATCCTGCTGGCAATCAAGCCTCAGGGACTCTGTGATTTCCTCTCGAACGCCTGGCACAGAAGGGACAAGACACACCCCGTTAACCCGTTAATCGTTTCCGTTGCGGCGGGAATAACCATCTCACAGATGGAAGAAGCCTGCTCGGGACTCACAAGAATCATCCGGGTCATGCCCAATACGCCATCTCTGATCGGATGCGGAATATCCGCCGTATCCGCCAAAGAACATACCCCGGCCCAGGATCTTGACACCGTTTGCAACTTGCTTTCCCATTCCGGTACCATTGTCCGCGTGCCGGAGAAACAGATTGATGCCGTTTCCGCCATCTCCGGATGCGGACCGGCCTACATGTACGTTATCATGGACGCCCTGTCTGAAGCCGGCGTTGCTCTCGGTCTGGCTCGCCCGCTTGCCCTGCAGCTCGCAGCGGAAACAATGAAAGGTTCCGCAGAACTCGTTATCCAAAGCGGCCGCCATCCCATGGCATTACGCGATGACGTGACTTCACCTGGCGGTACAACGATTGCGGCATTGAACGCACTGGATCAATACGGCCTGCGGCATGCCCTGATCCAGGCCGTCAAAACCGCTGCGGATAAATCCGCCAAACTGGGACAAACCAAACCGTCATCCGGAGAATCCCGCTCATAATTTTCTTCTTTATTTCCCTACTTTCAAAAAATGACATCCGTTTCCTGCCATTTTAAGCGAGGAAACGGATGTTTAGAATCTTCCCTGTTCTCCAGAAGGGAAGTTCTTTTTTACTTACCGGTCAATTGACGGCAGGCCTTGACCGTATTGGCCATCAGCATGGCAATAGTCATCGGCCCTACACCTCCGGGAACGGGTGTAATAGCTCGGCATTTGGGAGCAACTTTGTCGAAATCGACATCGCCAACAATGCGGTATCCCCGTTCCTTGGAAGGATCATCAACACGGTTGATTCCCACATCGATGACAACAGCGCCTTCTTTGACAAACTCTTCGCCAATCATGTTCGGACGCCCCACGGCAGCCACAATAATGTCAGCCGTCCTGCAAAGTCCCGCCAGATCTCTGGTACGGGAATGGGCAACAGTCACGGTGGCATTGGCTTCTTTAGACATGAGCAAATGAGCCATAGGCTTGCCGACAATCATGCTGCGCCCAACAACCACGGCATGGGCTCCGGACGTTTCCACGCCGTACGCCTTAAGCAGGCGCATACATCCCAAGGGAGTACAGGGAACAAACCCGGTCGGATCCTCCATCACCAGTTTGGCAACGTTTTCAGGATGAAACCCGTCTACATCCTTGCGGGAATCGATCGCAAGCACAACGGCACTTTCATCAATGTGGCGCGGCGGCGGACTCTGGACAAGAATGCCGTGAATCGCAGGATCGGCATTCAGCTCGGCAATCACCCCCAGTAATTCCTCCTGGGTCGTTTCGGCCGGCAGAGCTATTTTGCGGGAAAGCATCCCCAGTTCCGCACACTTGCGAACTTTGGATCCCACATAAACTTTGGAAGCTGGATCTTCCCCGACAAGAACGACAGCCAGACCGGGAACGACTCCGGCTGCTTTCAGTTCTTCGATGTCCTGTTGAACTTCCGCGAGGACGTCCGCGGCTACTTGTTTTCCATCGATTATTTGCATGGTGGTGATATAGGTTGCAGATCTGGCAGCCCGCAAGCCATAAGGGCTTCCAGGCGGATTACGTATTCATTGAGTTCCTGATGATTCAAAGAAGGAGGTACGAAAAACTTGCTCCTCCATAAAATAGTTACACGCGAAAAAGGCTTCGGAACACAATATTTGTCCCACGCCCCACCAATGCGCCAGCAATTTTCGTACTCTACGCACAATGGAATGATCGGAACGCCTGTTTTCGAAGCCATCATAACGACTCCCGGATGCACTTTATAAAGAGGCCCTTTGGGACCATCCGGGGTAATGGCAATACAGTGCCCCTCATCCTTCAGAATCGAAAGAGTCTCCAAAAGAGCCATGGCGCCGCGCCTGTGGCTGGACCCCCTTACATTCCCCATCCCGAAGAACCGGGCAATCCAGCCGATAACGGCACCGTCTTTGCTGGCACTGGTAAAGGCAAAAATCTTTCTTCTGAAACCAGTCAACGACCAAACATAGAAACAAACGAAATTACGATTGTGCCAGATGGAATAAATGGAAGGACAATCATATTCCTTGTCGCCTTCCTCCCGAACCGTACGCACTTGCAGAGTCCGGCCTATCAGCTGCATTAAGAGCCAAACACCAAACCCCGCCACAGGAGCCCACCACTTATCCCTTTTCTCAATACTCATGTTCTATGCGAGACCCGGCAGAGCATCCTACGGTTGCGGCATTTCGCCTTCCGCAGAGTCTTCGGTCTGGGGTGACATATTAGGTTGGGATTCTTCGTGACTGGAGGAAGACCTGTTATGGGAAACGATCGTCTCCTTGCCTCCCGGATCGACGACTTCAGCCTTAACCATGATCATCAACACTTTGCGTTCCACCTGCTTACCGGAAGAACGGAACAGACGCCCAACAAGGGGAATATCGCCCAGCATGGGCACCTTATCTTCAAATTCGACAGTCGATGCCTTTTGCAAACCACCAAGAACCACTGTACTGCCTGACGTTACACTCACGGGAACAGTTAAGCCACGCGTATTGAAAATTGGCTGTAAAATAGAGTTTTTGGACAACTCTACCGTCGTCACAAACCCCTCTTCTCCCACTGCTGTATCGGTTAGGGCGGAAGCGGCCGTTTTGTTGTAACCAACCATAGGCATCATAATGGGAGAACCATAATTGATGAACCCTTCGAAATCGACCATGTTAGGCGTCACGGTCATATCGACGACACTCTTGTCTTCACTGATCCCCGTGATTTGCACGTTGAAGCTTGTTCCCGTACGGCGAGAAGCAAATTCTGTCGGCGTAGCCGGAGTCACCATCATATTGGAAGTTCCTCCGTTACTGTTGTTGCCGCCGGAACTATTGGGAATCTGCGGGGGTTCATAGGCAGAGGGATACAGCATTTCCTTGCCGGAATAAAATTCGGCGCTTTCACCGGGACGAACAATCACTTGGGGCTGCTGCAGAACATCAACGCCTTTTTTCTGATCCAGACCACGCATGACAAACGCCAGCTGGGCACTATTCCAAACCCCGCGAACCGTCAGGATACTGGGAGCTCGTCCAGGAGTATACATGGAACCGCGCGACGTCTGAGAACCGTTTGCGATCAGAGAATCAATCGAATCCGTCGAAATAACCTGATTGATGGAACGAAGCCCCGCCGTCACGCTCGCATTAGGTACGGCAGCATCGGTAACAGTCGCCAGACTTTTGAAAATCGACTGGTTGTTATAGCTTGTATTGGTGGAACTCTGTCCGCCTCCCCCAAAAATTTTGTCGGCGTCAAGATCGGCATTAATGATCCAGTCGAACCCTAACTCGGACAAATCCTTCTGGTTCACTTCGATAATCGTTGCCTTCACAATCACCTGAATAGGTTGCTGGGCGGCCTTCGTGGAAATAATATCCTCGATCAAATGGATATTCTTCTGCGTATTGCGAACAAAAAGCGTTGAATTGTCCGAATTATAACGAACGGTCGCACCTTCCGGAAAGGACACTCCCATCTGCTTGAGAGATTCCTTGGGATCCACACGCTTCAGGACAATACTCCCAGAAGAGGAGGAATCCGTTGCAAACGGATCGGAAGAAGCATCGGAGCCTCCTTCACTAGAAGCGGAAAAAAAGCCGGGAGGTACCGGAATAACGCGTGACAACATGGTACCGGAATCACTCGAAGCGGAAATAATCTCCACGGTATAAGCATTTGTCCGGTAAGTTGTTCCCGTCACCGTCCCCAAGTAGGCAAGAGCGTCCTTGAGGGGGACGTTATTCATCTTGAGATTGAACTTCTTGGAGAGAATCTTCTGGGCTTCCGGACTAT
This is a stretch of genomic DNA from Akkermansia sp. N21116. It encodes these proteins:
- the proC gene encoding pyrroline-5-carboxylate reductase produces the protein MKLGLIGTGKMGSALLRGALLSPGLSPEDVLLYNRTPEHLQPLLADFPAMKVCPSPSDIINEADIILLAIKPQGLCDFLSNAWHRRDKTHPVNPLIVSVAAGITISQMEEACSGLTRIIRVMPNTPSLIGCGISAVSAKEHTPAQDLDTVCNLLSHSGTIVRVPEKQIDAVSAISGCGPAYMYVIMDALSEAGVALGLARPLALQLAAETMKGSAELVIQSGRHPMALRDDVTSPGGTTIAALNALDQYGLRHALIQAVKTAADKSAKLGQTKPSSGESRS
- the folD gene encoding bifunctional methylenetetrahydrofolate dehydrogenase/methenyltetrahydrofolate cyclohydrolase FolD, whose protein sequence is MQIIDGKQVAADVLAEVQQDIEELKAAGVVPGLAVVLVGEDPASKVYVGSKVRKCAELGMLSRKIALPAETTQEELLGVIAELNADPAIHGILVQSPPPRHIDESAVVLAIDSRKDVDGFHPENVAKLVMEDPTGFVPCTPLGCMRLLKAYGVETSGAHAVVVGRSMIVGKPMAHLLMSKEANATVTVAHSRTRDLAGLCRTADIIVAAVGRPNMIGEEFVKEGAVVIDVGINRVDDPSKERGYRIVGDVDFDKVAPKCRAITPVPGGVGPMTIAMLMANTVKACRQLTGK
- a CDS encoding lysophospholipid acyltransferase family protein — protein: MSIEKRDKWWAPVAGFGVWLLMQLIGRTLQVRTVREEGDKEYDCPSIYSIWHNRNFVCFYVWSLTGFRRKIFAFTSASKDGAVIGWIARFFGMGNVRGSSHRRGAMALLETLSILKDEGHCIAITPDGPKGPLYKVHPGVVMMASKTGVPIIPLCVEYENCWRIGGAWDKYCVPKPFSRVTILWRSKFFVPPSLNHQELNEYVIRLEALMACGLPDLQPISPPCK
- a CDS encoding Amuc_1098 family type IV pilus outer membrane protein translates to MSRVPKTAMIRLFPRHKYVFGMAAAVLSIAAAEVPPAQATSSGTVSLEEIVSRGDAAYMDNKMEAAVNAYAEAFGQLDRADAKYADLIKERYARSLAQRAQELQAAGNEKAASEILHRAISIAPDDSHVKAVASRFQPSQQPIVLSASAGDVGRVAPSSAVVAADISTRTIARLDEKMNTAMGHLNKGRSLYADKQYEAALKEYQTALDIMPDSPVTAERRQFILLSIGDASVAVAQELAKVGRYDEARGLLEKALTQSPSNKLARRTLEYLNDPERTNPAKTPQYVKDVTEVQRLLNLAYGHFDLGEFDDAKKNFQDVLRLDPYNTAARRGMEAVSGKISEYARSAYDQTRASALADVSAAWEKSVPEEVPTGVGESTEPLDSPFRSIDSKLSSIIIPRLNLEDVDIMEALDVLRNQAIQQDKAADVQSARGVNITVDFGDPDSPEAQKILSKKFNLKMNNVPLKDALAYLGTVTGTTYRTNAYTVEIISASSDSGTMLSRVIPVPPGFFSASSEGGSDASSDPFATDSSSSGSIVLKRVDPKESLKQMGVSFPEGATVRYNSDNSTLFVRNTQKNIHLIEDIISTKAAQQPIQVIVKATIIEVNQKDLSELGFDWIINADLDADKIFGGGGQSSTNTSYNNQSIFKSLATVTDAAVPNASVTAGLRSINQVISTDSIDSLIANGSQTSRGSMYTPGRAPSILTVRGVWNSAQLAFVMRGLDQKKGVDVLQQPQVIVRPGESAEFYSGKEMLYPSAYEPPQIPNSSGGNNSNGGTSNMMVTPATPTEFASRRTGTSFNVQITGISEDKSVVDMTVTPNMVDFEGFINYGSPIMMPMVGYNKTAASALTDTAVGEEGFVTTVELSKNSILQPIFNTRGLTVPVSVTSGSTVVLGGLQKASTVEFEDKVPMLGDIPLVGRLFRSSGKQVERKVLMIMVKAEVVDPGGKETIVSHNRSSSSHEESQPNMSPQTEDSAEGEMPQP